The Lachnospiraceae bacterium KM106-2 nucleotide sequence TTATAGCAGAACTTTTTAATTTAGAAGGCATGCAGGATAAGCAAGTTGCAATCGTAATGCCAGAGAAAATATTTATTGGACTTTCGGAGAAAGAATATGTCGCTGATTTTAAAACTGGTAGTGAAGAAACATGGAATATCGCAATCTGTCAGGATATTAAAGATAAAAAAGAAATTGTAGATCCTAGTGTGATTGAACAGGTATCGAATTATCTTGAAGAGAATCAAGTGATGGATTTTAACAACGGTTTTCAGGCCTTTGGCTGTAAGGGAAAAGACTTAAACGGTGAGAATGTGATCGTTATGGGGTACACCTTAGGAGAAGGAAATCGTGTTATTTGTAAAACCAATTTGGAATTTTGGCACTATGAAGATAAATGGAGAAGGATGAGGATAAAATGCTATTAGGTTCAGTTTATTTAATTGTTAAAGACTTTCAAAAAACAATTCATTTTTATGAAACGCTATTAGAACAAAAAGTTAGTGCAAAAAATATGGAGCGATTTGCGTCGTTTGAATTTGGGGGACATAATATCTCTATCATGAATGGATATTTTGATACAGAGCATCCGGATTTAACGGAACATAAGGGAAAAGTGGAACCAAAGTTTGATGATCTAAAAGCGATTGCAGAGGCACCGAATACTAGAAAATTTGTACTAAACTTTTGGACAGAAGATCTTCGAAAAGAAAGGACACGGATTATTGATGCAAAAATCAGCAACTTGGTAACAGAGATTAAATACGTTAATAATGTGATGCCTTATTATTATTTTCAGGTTGAAGATCCAGATGGAAATGTCATTGAGATTACCGGTAATTATAATGAGGAAGCTTAAAGCTTAGATTAAAAAATAGCCTTCTATCATGGAGTATATCCTAAAATAGAAGGCTATTTTTTATTATCTCTTAATCTAATCCTGAATCTTTATAAAGTTTTGCCAGACCGCCTTCTGAAGTCTCTCGATAGCGACTGTGCATATCTTTACCTGTCTCATACATAGTATGAATGACTTCATCAAAGGAGATCTTTCGTGAGTCAGATAAGAAATTAGCGATTGTAACTGCATTGATAGCACGCATTGCAGCAACTGCGTTTCGTTCGATACAAGGAATCTGTACCATGCCGAGAACAGGGTCACAAGTAAGACCAAGATGATGTTCCATGGCAACTTCGGCTGCATATTCAATTTGGTGAAGATCATAACCAAATAGCTCTCCGAGGGCAGCACTAGCCATACAGCAAGCGGAACCAATTTCTGCTTGGCAGCCACATTCTGCACCGGAGATCGATGCATTGGTCTTAATTAGATCACCGATCAGTCCGGCAGTTGCGAGGGCATGAATAATATCGTCGTTTGTATAACCTTTGACATCCTGTTCATACCGTAATACGGCAGGTAATACACCACACGCACCGCAAGTTGGAGCAGTTACAACGACGCCATTGCTGGCATTTTGTTCTGCGACTGCATACGCATAGGAACAAACAATACGATTTTCTTTGGTTTGTGGAGATTCATCCATATGATGTTCGCTAAAGAGCTGATTTGCTTTTCTTGGAATATGCAAAGCACCAGGTAAGTTGCCAGTTGCAGTCAGCCCGTCATAAATAGAAGCTTTCATGATCGTCCAGATGTTAGAAAGGTATTCGAAGATTTCTGGACCTTCGATTTCCTCAACATACTGCCAAAGCCTTAGATTATGCTCTTTACAATACTTGGAAATATCATCAAAAGTAGTAAGAGGATAGATATCAGGAAGATCTTCTGTTTCTCGACCAAGAATCTTGATCGCACCGCCACCAACACTTAGTACACGCCAGTGAGCTGTCTCCTTACCAGCTTTGTAAGCAAAAAAGTCCATTGTGTTGGGATGGGGAAGATCTTTCGTATCGGGATCAAATACAATCTCAATCTCTTTTGGTGCAAATGCCATTTGAATGGCATTATCCGTTCGATGTCCTTTTCCGGTTTTTGCAAGAGAATCATAAAGGATGACTTTATAAGTGTCTTCATCTGGATATTCCATCACGAATTTTCTGGCAGCATTACTCGGCCCAATCGTATGAGAACTTGATGGGCCATTACCAGCTTTATATAAGTCTTTTAAAGATTTCATTTATCTCCATCCTTTCTTAAATCGTATAATACTAGTATGACTTATATCGACAATTCTTAATAGTGGATATATTAGAAATAAAGGTATAATATGGTTTGAAATAAAAAAATAAAAATAGTGATGAGGGGAGAAAATATAATGAATATTAAAAGAATGCAAGAAGACGAACATTTAATAGGTGTGATCGCAACAAGATCTGAGGGCAGCCATATTGCATTATTTTTTGTCAATGGAGATTTATCATCATCAAGGCTTTGTGGATATGGAGTCTGAGAAGGTTACCAATGGCTTACGCTATACGCTAATGCAGATGACATGTAGATAGCGTTGCAATCCCTTTTTCATCCTGTTATGATAAGGTTAGTAAGAATGAAAGAAACAACAGCGAAGGATAATATAGAGTATGAAAAAAATAGTAATTGGAATTTTGGCACATGTGGATGCTGGAAAGACAACCTTATCAGAAAGTATGCTTTATCTAAGCGGTAAAATCAAAAAGCTTGGTAGAGTTGATAATAAAGATGCGTATTTGGATACTTATGAGTTAGAACGAGCAAGAGGAATTACCATTTTCTCAAAGCAGGCAATACTTGAGACAGAAAAAATGCAGATGACATTACTCGATACGCCGGGACATGTGGATTTCTCCGCGGAAATGGAACGAACGCTTCAAGTACTAGATTATGCGATCTTAGTGATCAGTGGTGCCGATGGTGTGCAAGGGCATACAAAGACATTATGGAGATTGTTGGAGCGATATCAGATTCCGGTTTTCTTATTTATTAATAAGATGGATCAGCCAGGAACCAATAAAGAAGCTTTATTAGAAGAACTCAAAACCAATTTGAATGATGGCTGTATTGATTTTACACAGACTGAAACAGAAGAATTTTATGACCAGATCGCGATGTGCGATGAGAAGTTAATGGATGAGTTCTTAGATACAGGAAGCATCGAGGAATTTAAGATTATCGACGAGATAAAGGAAAGAAAGATATTCCCTTGTTTCTTCGGATCGGCGCTAAAGACAGATGGGGTGGAAGAATTTATGGATGGAATCGCTAGATTTGCGAAGATGGCAATCTATCCGGATGAATTTGGTGCGAAGATCTTTAAGATTGCAAGAGATGAGCAAGGTACCAGATTAACCTATCTAAAAGTGACGGGTGGAAGTCTGAAAGTGAAGATGCCATTGACCAATCAAGCGGACGGGAGGAAAGCTGAAGAAGTCTGGGAAGAAAAGGTTAATCAAATTCGCCTTTATTCTGGTGAGAAATATGAGGCAGTTAATGAGGTTGAAGCAGGCAGCATCTGTGCAGTTACTGGACTTACCATGACAAAACCGGGAGAGGGTCTAGGAAGAGAAGCAGCTTCTATTGTACCTGTATTAGAACCGGTATTATCTTATCAGATCATCTTAGTAGATGGATTAGATCCTAGAATGGTGTTACCAAAGTTAAAACAGTTAGAAGAAGAGATTCCAGAACTTCATATCGTATGGAATGAGAAGTTACAAGAGATTCAGGCAATGTTAATGGGAGAAGTTCAAATTGAGATCATCAAGAGTATGATCGCAGAACGATTTCAAATTGCCGTTGAATTTGGAGAAGGAAATATCGTATATAAAGAGACGATTGCTAATACGGTAGAAGGGGTTGGACATTTTGAGCCACTGAGACATTATGCGGAAGTGCATCTGTTATTAGAACCTGGAGAACGTGGAAGTGGTATGCAGTTTGCGACAAGCTGTAGTGAAGATGAATT carries:
- a CDS encoding L-serine dehydratase — translated: MKSLKDLYKAGNGPSSSHTIGPSNAARKFVMEYPDEDTYKVILYDSLAKTGKGHRTDNAIQMAFAPKEIEIVFDPDTKDLPHPNTMDFFAYKAGKETAHWRVLSVGGGAIKILGRETEDLPDIYPLTTFDDISKYCKEHNLRLWQYVEEIEGPEIFEYLSNIWTIMKASIYDGLTATGNLPGALHIPRKANQLFSEHHMDESPQTKENRIVCSYAYAVAEQNASNGVVVTAPTCGACGVLPAVLRYEQDVKGYTNDDIIHALATAGLIGDLIKTNASISGAECGCQAEIGSACCMASAALGELFGYDLHQIEYAAEVAMEHHLGLTCDPVLGMVQIPCIERNAVAAMRAINAVTIANFLSDSRKISFDEVIHTMYETGKDMHSRYRETSEGGLAKLYKDSGLD
- a CDS encoding ribosome protection-type tetracycline resistance related proteins, group 2, which translates into the protein MKKIVIGILAHVDAGKTTLSESMLYLSGKIKKLGRVDNKDAYLDTYELERARGITIFSKQAILETEKMQMTLLDTPGHVDFSAEMERTLQVLDYAILVISGADGVQGHTKTLWRLLERYQIPVFLFINKMDQPGTNKEALLEELKTNLNDGCIDFTQTETEEFYDQIAMCDEKLMDEFLDTGSIEEFKIIDEIKERKIFPCFFGSALKTDGVEEFMDGIARFAKMAIYPDEFGAKIFKIARDEQGTRLTYLKVTGGSLKVKMPLTNQADGRKAEEVWEEKVNQIRLYSGEKYEAVNEVEAGSICAVTGLTMTKPGEGLGREAASIVPVLEPVLSYQIILVDGLDPRMVLPKLKQLEEEIPELHIVWNEKLQEIQAMLMGEVQIEIIKSMIAERFQIAVEFGEGNIVYKETIANTVEGVGHFEPLRHYAEVHLLLEPGERGSGMQFATSCSEDELDKNWQRLIMTHLEEKEHRGVLTGSYITDMKITLVAGRAHKKHTEGGDFREATYRAIRQGLKEAESVLLEPYYEFRLELPNQMVGRAMNDVEKMCGTCELTQNEGEMAVLTGSAPVVTMRNYQQEVIAYSKGHGRLFCTMKGYEKCHNTEEVIEAMEYDSERDIMNPTGSVFCAHGAGFLVTWDEVKDYMHVESVLKEKKETALTQKRVLEVEEEPDWIGTDEIDEIIARTFYANTGNNMAWKKNREKAKDYSSGPTTFSAPRKEKKEEYLLVDGYNVIFAWESLNELAKINIDSARGKLQDILCNYQAIRKCELIVVFDAYRIEGHQTEIFNYHNIHVVYTKEAETADQYIEKFAQQHGHKYDVTVATSDGLEQIIIRGKGCQLLSARDLEKEVKRANEITMKAYEEKKQGKNFLFDQLSKEAGAEIETYLKNIIE